AGACAAAGGCACCTGCCCCATATTTAAGCCTAACATCAAAATTAAAGCTTGTTCCAAAAATCCCTTTCCCCAAAACCCCCAGTTCCCTTGCCTGTCGCAGAGCTGTCGTCAGCCGGGAGATGGCCAGAGGGTATTCCGCACGAATATAGACAATCCCCTTATCTGCGCCGATTGCATATGCACCGATAGCCATTGCCTCTATTACACTATGGGGATCACCTTCTAAGATGCTTCGATCCATGAAGGCACCGGGATCTCCTTCATCCGCATTGCAGATGATAAACTTCTCTTCATCTTCCTGCTTGCTGGTAATTTCCCATTTAAGCCCAGTGGGGAACCCGCCGCCGCCTCGGCCGCGCAGGCCTGATTTTTTTACAATCTCGATGACTTCAGCCCTGGACATTTGTGTGAGAGCCTTTCCTAATGCTTCATAGCCGCCTACCGCTATATATTCATAAATATCCTCCGGATTGATCAACCCGCAATTTCGCAGCGCAACTCGAAGCTGTTTTTTGTAAAAGGTCATCTCTTCCTGCGTATTTACTTTTTCCTTTTTTTGGGGATCCTCATACAGGAGTCTCTCTACCCATCTGCCATTGACAATATGCTCCTCTACAATGGCCTTGGCATCCTTCAATCCTACACGGACATAAAATACATTATCTGGCTCAATTTTTATGATAGGCCCTTGTTCACAAAATCCAAAGCAGCCTGTCCGGATCACCTTAACTTGCTCGGCCATTCCGCGGGATTTTAAAAGGGCTTCCAGGATTTTAATGATTTTATCACTTTCGTTTGCATGGCACCCTGTACCACCACAGACTAAAATATTTTTTCCGGTTGTTGTAGTATCCCGGTGAAGTCTTAGTGCGATTTTGCCGGCAGATTTCTGCTTTATTTTATTTAACTCCTCCAGGGATCTTATCTGCATACCTCTGCTCCTTTCCGGCGATAAATATTTATAATATCATCGACATCCTCTACCTTAACCCTTCCATAAACCTTGTCATCCACCATGACCACAGGCGCCAGGCCGCAAGCGCCGATACAGCGGACATCCTTGATGGTAAACAGCCCATCCTCCGTAGTTTCATTGGACTCAATTCCAAGCCTTTCTTTAAACTTTTCAACGATTTTATCTGCTCCCCGCACAAAGCAGGCCGTTCCCATGCAAACACTGATGGTATGTTTTCCACTGGGTTTTGTAGTGAAGTAGGAATAAAAACTTACTACTCCATAAACTTCTGCACCGGGAATACCCAGCTTGCGGGCAATAAAAAGCTGCACATCTCTCGGGAGATATCCGAAAATATGCTGCGCTTTGTGAAGGATTTCAATTAGAGCACCTTTGGTAGTCTCCAGGCTGTTTATAAAAGATTCAAGTTCATCATATTTCTCCTTCGGGAATTCTTGCTCTACAGGTTCCATAACATCAATTTCCTGAGGTTTTGTCATAACAATCACCAACTTTTCCAAAATTATAAATGCATCTCCTATAGATAATTCCAAGGAAGGGGAACTTTAATACAGCTTTTAAAGCCAAACATTTTTATACATTTAAAAATGTTTGTATAAAAAAACTCCTCACCGGTTTAAATTTTCTGCCGGTAAGTTATCTTACATATTTTTTCATTGCCACCACATTCTGCACCAAAGCTAATTTAATGTTGAAAATTATAAATCTACCGCAAAAATGGCACCCCCGGCAACGGATGCCGGGGGTGCTTAAAGTTACAGCTTTTTCTTTGGTGCTTTGTTTACAGGAGGTATTCCTTTTTGATCTGCACCAATGAAAGGCGGCCTAAAAAAGAATGGCGGTCTGAAGAAGGGTGGCCTAATAAAGAACGGAGGCCTGAAAAAGGGGGGTCTAAAAAAAGGTCCAAATCCAAATGCCATAAAAATCACTCCCTTTTTTTACCATAATATTCATAAACAATGATAATGTGCAGAAAAAAGATGTTTTTATAGTTTTTTAGGACTTGGTACAATAAGACTTCACAATACCAATTGACAATTCCCCCAAGTTTAAACCTTTGCCCCCGACAACCATGAGCTTTGTTTTGTCGATGTCCTGGAAGCCAAGTACACATGATCAACTCAAAGGCCTGACCACGATCCATTTCTTCTTTCAGCGGGACTTTTTCAAATAACCGCCTCCAACACCTTGTACTTATCGGTAATCGGTCCAAAACACAGAGATACAGTTCTTTCTTGCTTTTGAAATTTGGTACAATTTATACAATAATAAAAGTGCCGATCGTAGAGACAATTCTCCTATGACCAGCACTTTATTTTATTACCTGAACTTGTCTTTAACCTCCGATAATCTTAGAATCATCCACAAATTAAAAATTGTTTATCTTCTTTACAATAATAAGCTGGAAAAATTTACCCTACATTATTAAACCTTATAAAACACTTAACAAAACCACTTTTCGCCGTTACTTATGGTACGGTTCATTATGTATAATCTTAAACCAACGATAAATCTGTTCCATTAACAACAACCTCACCAATTGGTGGGGAAAGGTGAGATTGGATAGAGCCAAAAGCAAGTTCGCCCGCTCAACCAGGGAAGGAGCCAGACCAATGGACCCTCCAATTATAAAGGTTAAATCACTTTTTCCAGAAAGGGCTAGGTCTTGTATTTTTCCGGCCATATCTTCGGATGACAACATTTTTCCCTTCAGATCCAACACCACCAAGAAGGTACCAGGTCGCAGCTTTTTTGCTAGCTTATCTGCTTCCTTCTGGCGTACCTGCTCTTCAATGGCCATTGGGGCATTTTCCGGACAGGGCTCATCGGGCACTTCGCTTATATCTACTTTGGCATAGGGAGTCAGTCGTTTTAAATATTCTTTGATTCCTTCCGCCAAATACTTTTCCTTAAGTTTTCCTACACATAAAATGCTAATTTTTATCATATTTATCTCCTGAATACTCAAAGATGAAATAAGGGCGTACCCAAGGCACGCCCTCTATTAGTTTAACCATAATTTAGTTGCCTATGCTCTTCGGATAAGGGCACCAAGGGAGGTTAGTTTTTGCTCAAGGTTGGTGTAGCCACGGTCAATATAGTGAACATTACTCAATTCAGTATCCCCATTGGCCATGAGTCCAGCGATAACAAGTGCAGCACCAGCCCGTAGGTCTGAGGCCTTAACCTTGGCTCCCTGTAGGGAGGGTACTCCTTCAATAACAGACATGCGCCCTTCGACCTTTATGTTAGCACCCATGCATTTTAATTCATCAGCAACCCTAAAACGATTTTCAAAGATATTTTCAACAATAATGCTGGTTCCGGACACAGTTGCTAGGAAGGACATCATTTGAGACTGCATATCTGTGGGAAAGCCCGGATAGGGCATGGTTTTAATATCAATGCTTTTTGTCTGAACATCCGTTGCATTAACCAGAATGGTGTCTTCACTAACTTCTACTTCTATATTCGCTTCCCGCAATTTTGCAGTTAAGGGTTCCAAATGCCGTGGTATAACATTTTCTAGCAAAACTTCACCCCGGGTAGCTGCCGCAGCCACCATAAAGGTTCCTGCTTCAATCCTGTCAGGGATAACAGTGTAACGACCACCCTTTAAGTGAGTCATCCCTTCAATTTTAATTAAATCAGTTCCTGCTCCACGAACCTTAGCACCCAGAGCGTTTAAGAAGTTAGCTAAATCTACAATTTCAGGCTCTTTAGCAGCATTTTCAATAATGGTCTGGCCATCGGCTAAGCAAGCAGCCATCATAATGTTTTCGGTGGCACCTACGCTGGGAAAGTCTAAATAAACCCTGGCCCCAGTAAGTCGTCCGGTTTTTCCCTGTATGGTACCCCGTTCCAAATTCATTTCCGCACCAAGGCCCATGAGACCTTTGAAATGCAAGTCCATGGGACGAACACCTATGTTACACCCACCGGGTAAAGATACCGAAGCTTTGCCATAACGGGTCAACATAGGACCCAATAAAAGGTTGGATGCCCTTAACTGCTTTACCAAATCATAGGGTGCTTCTTCAATAATCCGGTCTGGGCTTTTTAGAGATAAAGATTCTTCTCCTAGCCAGCGGACTTTTACCCCCATGGTTCCCATTATTTCTAACAAAATACGAACATCGCTAATATCCGGAATGTTATCTAAAACAACCTCATCCTGCGCCAATAATGCACCGCATAAAATAGCGAGGGAAGCGTTTTTTGCACCACTTACCTTTATTTTTCCATGGAGCGGTTGTCCTCCTGTTATTATGAGTTTGCTCAAGTGTTTTGACCTCCTAATTGTAATCGCTCCCCGATCAACTAAATTATATTCTCTGATCACATGGTAATTCCTGCTTTTTTATCTATATCTGGCTAAAAATACTACAATTTATCCAATTATTCTTGTTCTTTAGCCCAATTCTTATAGTTTCCTTCAAAGTCTACCATCTCATTATTTAAAACCATTACAAGTGCATCTTCCATTTTATTGCCAGAGGCCAAGCTTTCTAAAATCCTTTTTAGGGAATCTTCCCCGTATACCTCGGCTATATAGCGGACGGCCAGGTACGACTGGCGATAAGCCAGTGGTTGGTTGGGCAGGTTATCAAAGTAAGCATCCATCTCATCCAGCGTGTATAGTGGTTGCTTTAAGGAAGCCTGTTTGTCATCAAATTCGAAGCCTGTAAGTTTATACTCCTCGTATTGAGCTATGCCTTCGGTAAACCAGCGGGTATAGTTGCCAGCGGTCTTGTAATCCACCACTAGATGGGTAAATTCATGGGCCATAGGGCCAGATTGCATAAACTCTTCTCGGTACTTATCTAGGTCTTCCTCACTTAACCATACATTGGGTGACAGCACACGAATAACCCCGGCCCAATAGACGCCCATGGCGCTCTCGTTGGCTTCCCAACCAAAATTACGATTTAATTCCAGCCGTGAAGGATAAACTATAATGGGTATTTTTCCCTTTCCGGTGTAACCATATTTTTCTGCAATGGGAGTGTAAAATTTCTCCGCAGCTGCGAGGACTAATTTCGCATCCTCTTCATTCCCCGGGGTAAAGCGAACATTAAAATGTTCACCCTTCAGGGTGTCCATACTTCTTGTGGTCCACAAGGCTTTTTGCTTCAATCCTTCTCGAAAAAGGTTATAATTAGTGTTCTTAAAAACCTGTGGTAGTTTCATAAAAAAAGCCGCCAGAATCAGTAAGGCAGCAAAGGTTATCCCTAAATACTTGTTTCCAAACATGCTATTCATGGTTTTTATAATTTGAGGCATGATTGCACCCCCACTTTCTAAACTAACTGATTAATCAGTTCCTATTATATTATTATTTTTAGGCCAGTCCTAGTGGAAATAATAAGAAGCCGAGCATTACTGCCCGGCTTCAGCCTTCCAAGCTTCAATAAATTTACGAGCTTCGTCTGCCCTAGGACCTTCTTTTTGAGAAGCTAAAAATTTCTCCATGTGACTAATGGCCAGCTTATAATCTCTCTTTTCTCCTAATAGCTTCGCATACTGGTAGTTTACCTCCGCATTACTGGGCTCCACTTCCAAGGCGTTCTTTAATTCTTGTTCAGCGGCATCCAGTTTTCCTTGGGTGTAATATAACAAAGCTAAATTTTGGCGGGATGAGATATCTTTGGGATCTAACTTAACTAATTTTTCATAGCTTTCTCTGGCTAGATCCACCTTGCCAGCCTGTATATAATAAGAAGCAAGGGCCGCTAAAAGACCTTTATCCTCTGGGTTTTTCTTTGCCTGTAATTCTAAGTTTTGAATTCGTTCTTCAAGGGTCGTGGCTGTGTCTGTTTGACCGGTGATATCACCAATGCCTGTCCATGCTATGGATGAAGCGATCAAACCAATGGATAACACAGCGGCCAGTACACCAAAGATAATTTTTTGCATCCTCTTTTGCCTTTTACTCATTCCTTTAAAGAACAAATCAATCACCTCAATATATTCCCATTAATTGCTATGGACAATCATAACAAATTGTTTATAAAAAGTAAACCTCCCATGAAACAAACGGGAGGTTTGTAACGTCTTATAGGTAACCAACGGGATTTTTTGGAACTCCGTTGACAATGACCTCAAAGTGAAGGTGTGGTCCAGTGGACCTTCCTGTGGAACCGACGTTGCCTATGCTTTGGCCCCGCTCTACGTTTTGGCCAACACTTACATTAATAGTGGACAGGTGTGCATAACGTGTAACAATACCGTTGCCGTGGTTAATGTCTACACATTTACCATAGGCTCCATACCAGCCAGCCCGAATAACTCGACCGGAATTATAGGCTCCGACAGGAGAACCATAGGCCTTTGCTAAATCCACCCCTGTATGCATGCGCCCCCCCCTCTTACCAAAGGGAGAGATAATGGCACCGGAGGGTCTGTAGCCACGGGAGGCCACCATTGTTTGGGCACTACGTTCAATAATCTGCGGCTTAGCCTGTTTTATGATATTTACATTCAAGACTTCTCGTTCGGTTTCTAACCCATTAACAGCCACAATTTTATATGTAACTTCCTTTAAACCTCTTTCAGATTTCTGCACAACCCTGCTTTGTCCAAAGGGAAGTTTTGCATTCTTTCTTACCTGCTGGGGAAGAGCCGTTTCTTCCTTTACAGTTTTTTCAGCTGTGGCCACTACGTTTAGTAATGGATCTGCTGCACCAATCATTTTGATTTTTTGTCCAATTTGCATTCTTTCTGGAGTAAAGTTGGGATTGGCTGCTTGCAAATCCTCCGGGCTTACATTAAATTTATTGGCGATCTCCCAAAGGGTTTCCCCTTCCTTCACAGTGTGATAGCGGGGAACACCATTTTCTCCTTTGAGACGTTTAATGGCATCTTCCATCGATAAGATTTTGCTTGTTTCTACTGGTACATTGGCAACGGCTACTTTTTCCTGGAAGTCTACTTTAAACTCCGGGCCAACTTTATACTCCTTTTTGAGCTCAGCTAAAACTTTCTCCGCAGTTGCTTTATCCTTTACAGCAACTTTCAAGCCGTTATTTACCTTAATACCGGAGGCAATTGCCTCAAAGGTCAATTTTTCCGATAAACGTTGCTTGAGCACTTCTTCACTTGCAATATCACCATTTTTTTTGGTTTTCTGATATGTAATGTTTTGCAGAGGTTTTACATTGGAACCCTTCTTTTGATTCTCTTTAATTAACGAAGCAATAACTTGTTCTGCTTGGGCTTGGTCTTTAGCCATTGCCGCCACTTGCCCATCCACGACCACTGCACAGGCACTCTGGGCATTGGCAAATGAAAAACCACCCACCACAAGGGCCAAAACTAAAAACACAGCTACTCCCTGTCTAATTGCCTTCGGTTGTTTGCCAAACCATGACTTAAGGTGCGTTATTGTTTCCTTTACTTCCATGAGTCATCTCCTTTCGATAACCTTTGCTTTTGTTATCTATGGAACCCTATTATTTTTCTAAATATGTCGGAGAAAGCCAAAATATAGCGGAATTATTATACCACTTTTTTCAGTTTAAGTAAACAATTAGCTAAAAAGAGACCCCCCATCCCAAAGATAAGGGATGGGGGGTCAGATTAAGATTATGCTAAACCGGCTTGTTTAACCTTTAGGTAAATGGCGCACTCAAAACGCTTCTTCGCCAATTGGCAACCCAATTGATATGGTTTTAACATGTCATTATTAAAGGTATGGGCATTGGCATGGCAACCCCCGCTACAGTAAAACTTAGCCCAGCAGTTCACACATTCCTCTTTGTTATAGATATGGGCCTGACGGAACTCTTCAATAATCTCCTGTTTTTGTACCCCATCTTTAACATTGCCCACTAAAAATTCCGGCTTACCCACAAACTGGTGGCAAGGGTAGAGCTCGCCCTCCGGGGTAACTGCAAGGTATTCGTAGCCTGCTCCGCAACCAGATAAACGCTTAGGCAGACAGGGGCCTCCATTAAGGTCAATATTAAAGTGAAAAAAATTAAGCGGCTCGCCTGCCTCCATCCGAACTAGGAGTTCCCTAGTTAGTTTGTCGTATTCTTCCATAAGCATAGGCACATCTTCAGGCTTAAAGGCATAATCTGTGTCACTTCCTGCTACGACGGGCTCAACGGAGATATCTTTAAAGCCCTGTTCGGCCATATGCAAAACATCGCGGCTAAAGTCTAAATTATGGCGGGTAAAGGTTCCCCGGATAACATAGCCAGCCGGTGGTTCTTGTTGTACATATTCCTGAAAGGCAGATACTACCCTGGTATAAGAACCCCTGCCACCAGGAGCAGGTCTCATTTGATCGTGTACTTCCGGACGACCGTCCAGACTTAGCACGGCTGCCATTTGATTGTCAATCAGGAATTGTTGAACTTCTTTATTTAAAAGAACACCATTGGTGGTCAGGGT
This genomic interval from Desulforamulus reducens MI-1 contains the following:
- a CDS encoding tetratricopeptide repeat protein is translated as MQKIIFGVLAAVLSIGLIASSIAWTGIGDITGQTDTATTLEERIQNLELQAKKNPEDKGLLAALASYYIQAGKVDLARESYEKLVKLDPKDISSRQNLALLYYTQGKLDAAEQELKNALEVEPSNAEVNYQYAKLLGEKRDYKLAISHMEKFLASQKEGPRADEARKFIEAWKAEAGQ
- the nuoE gene encoding NADH-quinone oxidoreductase subunit NuoE, which produces MTKPQEIDVMEPVEQEFPKEKYDELESFINSLETTKGALIEILHKAQHIFGYLPRDVQLFIARKLGIPGAEVYGVVSFYSYFTTKPSGKHTISVCMGTACFVRGADKIVEKFKERLGIESNETTEDGLFTIKDVRCIGACGLAPVVMVDDKVYGRVKVEDVDDIINIYRRKGAEVCR
- a CDS encoding NuoF family protein, with translation MQIRSLEELNKIKQKSAGKIALRLHRDTTTTGKNILVCGGTGCHANESDKIIKILEALLKSRGMAEQVKVIRTGCFGFCEQGPIIKIEPDNVFYVRVGLKDAKAIVEEHIVNGRWVERLLYEDPQKKEKVNTQEEMTFYKKQLRVALRNCGLINPEDIYEYIAVGGYEALGKALTQMSRAEVIEIVKKSGLRGRGGGGFPTGLKWEITSKQEDEEKFIICNADEGDPGAFMDRSILEGDPHSVIEAMAIGAYAIGADKGIVYIRAEYPLAISRLTTALRQARELGVLGKGIFGTSFNFDVRLKYGAGAFVCGEETALINSCEGKRGEPNYKPPYPAEEGYWGHPTCVNNVETFANIPVIMTRGAEWFASIGTEKSKGTKVFALAGKINNVGLVEVPMGITFREIIFDIGGGIPHGKKFKAVQTGGPSGGVITEKGLDTPIDYDSLLEIGSMMGSGGMIVMDEDDNMVNIAKFYLEFTMDEACGRCVPGRIGTKRLFEMLHKITSGKATMADIDALKQLAYMVKDSSLCGLCQTAPNPVISTMKHFWHEYLAFVEDVDHPQGEGRYIPKNKIGLKS
- a CDS encoding peptidoglycan DD-metalloendopeptidase family protein, which encodes MEVKETITHLKSWFGKQPKAIRQGVAVFLVLALVVGGFSFANAQSACAVVVDGQVAAMAKDQAQAEQVIASLIKENQKKGSNVKPLQNITYQKTKKNGDIASEEVLKQRLSEKLTFEAIASGIKVNNGLKVAVKDKATAEKVLAELKKEYKVGPEFKVDFQEKVAVANVPVETSKILSMEDAIKRLKGENGVPRYHTVKEGETLWEIANKFNVSPEDLQAANPNFTPERMQIGQKIKMIGAADPLLNVVATAEKTVKEETALPQQVRKNAKLPFGQSRVVQKSERGLKEVTYKIVAVNGLETEREVLNVNIIKQAKPQIIERSAQTMVASRGYRPSGAIISPFGKRGGRMHTGVDLAKAYGSPVGAYNSGRVIRAGWYGAYGKCVDINHGNGIVTRYAHLSTINVSVGQNVERGQSIGNVGSTGRSTGPHLHFEVIVNGVPKNPVGYL
- a CDS encoding UDP-N-acetylglucosamine 1-carboxyvinyltransferase, with the translated sequence MSKLIITGGQPLHGKIKVSGAKNASLAILCGALLAQDEVVLDNIPDISDVRILLEIMGTMGVKVRWLGEESLSLKSPDRIIEEAPYDLVKQLRASNLLLGPMLTRYGKASVSLPGGCNIGVRPMDLHFKGLMGLGAEMNLERGTIQGKTGRLTGARVYLDFPSVGATENIMMAACLADGQTIIENAAKEPEIVDLANFLNALGAKVRGAGTDLIKIEGMTHLKGGRYTVIPDRIEAGTFMVAAAATRGEVLLENVIPRHLEPLTAKLREANIEVEVSEDTILVNATDVQTKSIDIKTMPYPGFPTDMQSQMMSFLATVSGTSIIVENIFENRFRVADELKCMGANIKVEGRMSVIEGVPSLQGAKVKASDLRAGAALVIAGLMANGDTELSNVHYIDRGYTNLEQKLTSLGALIRRA
- a CDS encoding peptidase MA family metallohydrolase, with the translated sequence MPQIIKTMNSMFGNKYLGITFAALLILAAFFMKLPQVFKNTNYNLFREGLKQKALWTTRSMDTLKGEHFNVRFTPGNEEDAKLVLAAAEKFYTPIAEKYGYTGKGKIPIIVYPSRLELNRNFGWEANESAMGVYWAGVIRVLSPNVWLSEEDLDKYREEFMQSGPMAHEFTHLVVDYKTAGNYTRWFTEGIAQYEEYKLTGFEFDDKQASLKQPLYTLDEMDAYFDNLPNQPLAYRQSYLAVRYIAEVYGEDSLKRILESLASGNKMEDALVMVLNNEMVDFEGNYKNWAKEQE
- the scfB gene encoding thioether cross-link-forming SCIFF peptide maturase, encoding MIHKFKFDGVRIVLDVHSGSVHVVDEVVWDILEEYQKHPKEEIQQRFADKYSPDEIEQALEEIKSLVDEGFLFTTDPHQEGYRPKRDGVVKALCLHAAHDCNLRCKYCFAGEGKFGGPSGLLSAETGRAAIDFLIQHSGNRKHVEIDFFGGEPLLNFKVIKELVPYGRERAKEAGKEIKYTLTTNGVLLNKEVQQFLIDNQMAAVLSLDGRPEVHDQMRPAPGGRGSYTRVVSAFQEYVQQEPPAGYVIRGTFTRHNLDFSRDVLHMAEQGFKDISVEPVVAGSDTDYAFKPEDVPMLMEEYDKLTRELLVRMEAGEPLNFFHFNIDLNGGPCLPKRLSGCGAGYEYLAVTPEGELYPCHQFVGKPEFLVGNVKDGVQKQEIIEEFRQAHIYNKEECVNCWAKFYCSGGCHANAHTFNNDMLKPYQLGCQLAKKRFECAIYLKVKQAGLA
- the rlmH gene encoding 23S rRNA (pseudouridine(1915)-N(3))-methyltransferase RlmH — protein: MIKISILCVGKLKEKYLAEGIKEYLKRLTPYAKVDISEVPDEPCPENAPMAIEEQVRQKEADKLAKKLRPGTFLVVLDLKGKMLSSEDMAGKIQDLALSGKSDLTFIIGGSIGLAPSLVERANLLLALSNLTFPHQLVRLLLMEQIYRWFKIIHNEPYHK